One Planktothrix serta PCC 8927 DNA window includes the following coding sequences:
- a CDS encoding tetratricopeptide repeat protein, producing MFDHEMETAHRLLKEKKYAEAGKIFRQVWEQGDNSYAASKYLYCLRKAGYPQPAIQQGKKACLQFENNSYIQGELIWAHYDLLKMAQEEENLSKVIQIAETILENKPEKMALEATVLGVIKLAKQQKQWQMVSDWCDQINPAIISDAQPLIGDRKSKSNKEKWYFAKVKSLIELESWHQARSFALEAAKIYPKEINFPRWAALGLKSLGKNQDAIEEFKQLILKYREEWYVFQDLSDLYQNTNQLELALRFACKAALAHGEDHIKITLYQKIAKLGLLMNKLEMAAIHIQLCKSIRQQQNWSIKANLEQLELDIDQAFSEQNMERLEDCGEFSDLRTICRKYWLKESYQGLPRKKGYIESIQQDKPYGWIRSENGERVFFLQKELPNFLRKEKLNVDFALEESWDNSKNKLSFKAVNIKVEK from the coding sequence ATGTTTGATCATGAGATGGAAACAGCCCATAGACTATTAAAAGAAAAAAAATATGCTGAAGCCGGGAAAATATTTCGGCAAGTGTGGGAGCAAGGAGATAATAGCTATGCTGCCAGTAAATACTTGTACTGTTTACGCAAAGCTGGCTATCCTCAACCGGCGATTCAACAAGGTAAAAAAGCTTGTTTGCAATTTGAGAATAATAGTTATATTCAAGGAGAGTTAATTTGGGCGCATTATGATTTATTAAAAATGGCACAGGAGGAAGAAAATCTATCCAAAGTTATACAAATTGCTGAGACTATATTGGAAAATAAGCCAGAAAAAATGGCTTTAGAAGCAACAGTTTTAGGTGTTATTAAACTGGCTAAACAACAAAAACAGTGGCAAATGGTATCAGATTGGTGTGATCAAATTAATCCGGCGATCATTAGTGATGCTCAACCCTTAATTGGTGATCGAAAAAGTAAGTCAAATAAAGAAAAATGGTATTTTGCTAAAGTTAAAAGTTTAATTGAACTAGAATCTTGGCATCAAGCTCGTAGCTTTGCATTAGAAGCAGCAAAAATTTATCCTAAAGAAATCAATTTTCCCAGATGGGCAGCTTTAGGGTTAAAGAGTTTGGGAAAAAATCAGGATGCGATTGAAGAATTTAAACAATTAATCCTGAAATACCGAGAAGAATGGTATGTTTTTCAAGATTTATCTGATTTATATCAAAACACTAATCAATTAGAATTAGCTTTAAGATTTGCCTGTAAAGCAGCTTTAGCACATGGGGAAGATCACATTAAAATAACTTTATACCAAAAAATAGCCAAGCTCGGATTATTGATGAATAAATTAGAGATGGCGGCGATACATATTCAACTTTGCAAATCAATTCGTCAACAACAAAATTGGTCAATTAAAGCTAATTTAGAACAATTAGAGTTAGATATTGATCAAGCTTTTTCTGAACAAAATATGGAGAGGTTAGAAGACTGTGGTGAATTTAGTGATCTCCGAACAATCTGTCGTAAATATTGGCTAAAAGAAAGTTATCAAGGTTTACCTCGTAAAAAAGGGTACATTGAATCTATTCAACAGGATAAACCCTATGGGTGGATTCGTTCTGAAAATGGAGAGAGAGTATTTTTCTTACAAAAAGAATTGCCAAATTTTCTTAGAAAGGAAAAACTAAACGTTGATTTTGCTCTCGAAGAAAGTTGGGATAATTCTAAAAATAAGTTATCCTTCAAAGCCGTAAATATAAAGGTAGAAAAATAA
- a CDS encoding type II toxin-antitoxin system RelE family toxin — MTNNHSPAISIRFANEFENELYRLSKKYRRIRADVEPIIIELQKGNFLGDRLQGFGINYFTYKVRVKNSNIQKGKSGGYRLIYCVESPTSILLLTIYSKSEQEDIGVNQINLILDEFYGNE; from the coding sequence ATGACTAATAATCATTCTCCTGCAATTTCTATCAGATTTGCCAATGAATTTGAAAACGAGTTATATCGGTTATCAAAAAAATATCGCCGAATTCGTGCTGATGTTGAACCGATTATTATAGAATTACAAAAGGGTAATTTTCTGGGCGATCGCTTACAAGGATTTGGGATCAATTATTTTACTTACAAAGTCAGGGTTAAAAATAGTAATATTCAAAAAGGCAAAAGCGGAGGTTATCGGTTAATTTATTGTGTTGAATCTCCAACTTCTATTTTACTGTTAACAATTTACAGTAAATCTGAACAGGAAGATATTGGCGTTAATCAGATTAATTTGATTTTAGATGAATTTTATGGTAATGAATAA
- a CDS encoding type II toxin-antitoxin system RelN family antitoxin yields MQAFEVMGTVDEKGQLILDHHLDINIPSRVKVIVLVSPQDELESDPDDTPVEEIKASLRRALHEMKTGQTRPLSELWERIDD; encoded by the coding sequence ATGCAAGCATTTGAAGTCATGGGAACAGTGGATGAAAAAGGACAATTAATTTTAGATCATCACCTTGATATTAATATACCGAGTCGGGTGAAAGTGATTGTTTTAGTTTCTCCCCAAGATGAATTAGAATCCGATCCTGATGATACCCCTGTGGAAGAAATTAAAGCCAGTTTAAGACGAGCGTTACACGAAATGAAAACAGGACAAACCCGACCTCTATCTGAATTATGGGAGAGAATAGATGACTAA
- a CDS encoding AAA family ATPase — translation MGKSVQKSNSTKSKNEEFEGITKISVGGYKSIANPCSIEIQNLTILSGANSSGKSSIMQPLLLMKQTLEATYDPGALLLNGANVKFTSTEQIFSKISSKKYKDFSIETEINQSSSIRLDFCKTSKSIDIKQMVYQEKDEPEIVLQKNMKQEEIENYLPKEAKDFYQKVSRMYQDLLKNNTNHQLQEKIPLSVKRIRCFLDFTMILIPDIDSISSTFFGFNDLRVLEEYIRSIIHVPGLRGNPERTYPVTAIGKQFPGTFEHYVASVINNWQITKSSKLKDLARYLKILGLTGKVDTKQINDTQVEIRVARLPCNFNSKTKSTEMVSIADVGFGVSQTLPALVALLVAEPEQLVYLEQPEIHLHPRAQAALADILVESANRGVRVVIETHSDLILKRIQSLVAEDKIKPDKIKLHWFTRDQEGCTNITTADLDQAGTFGDWPEDFSEVDLEEESRYLDAAELKLINETN, via the coding sequence ATGGGTAAATCAGTTCAAAAAAGTAATTCTACAAAATCAAAAAATGAAGAATTTGAAGGAATTACTAAAATATCTGTTGGTGGCTATAAATCTATTGCCAATCCCTGCTCTATAGAAATTCAAAATTTAACGATACTTTCAGGAGCTAATAGTTCAGGTAAATCTAGTATTATGCAGCCCTTACTCCTGATGAAGCAAACCTTGGAAGCAACTTATGATCCCGGTGCTTTATTGTTAAATGGTGCTAATGTTAAATTTACATCTACAGAACAAATTTTTTCTAAGATATCTTCTAAAAAATATAAAGATTTTTCTATTGAAACCGAAATAAATCAATCTAGTTCTATTAGACTTGATTTTTGCAAAACGAGTAAAAGTATTGACATAAAACAAATGGTTTATCAAGAAAAAGACGAGCCAGAAATAGTTTTACAGAAAAATATGAAGCAAGAAGAAATTGAAAATTATTTGCCAAAAGAAGCTAAAGATTTTTATCAAAAAGTATCAAGAATGTACCAAGACTTATTAAAAAATAATACTAATCATCAACTACAAGAAAAAATTCCTTTAAGCGTGAAAAGAATTAGATGTTTTTTAGATTTTACAATGATTTTAATTCCAGATATAGACTCTATATCTTCAACATTTTTTGGGTTTAATGACTTAAGAGTATTAGAAGAATATATTCGTAGTATTATTCATGTACCAGGTTTAAGAGGAAATCCAGAACGTACTTATCCAGTAACAGCAATTGGGAAGCAATTTCCAGGTACTTTTGAGCATTATGTTGCTAGTGTGATTAATAATTGGCAAATAACAAAATCTTCTAAACTTAAAGACTTAGCTAGATATTTAAAGATTTTAGGGTTAACAGGTAAAGTTGATACTAAACAGATTAATGATACTCAAGTTGAAATTAGAGTGGCTCGACTTCCTTGTAATTTTAATTCTAAAACTAAATCTACAGAGATGGTTAGCATTGCTGATGTCGGTTTTGGCGTTTCTCAAACTTTACCTGCTCTGGTTGCGTTATTAGTTGCTGAACCTGAACAATTAGTTTACCTAGAACAACCAGAAATACATTTACATCCTCGCGCTCAAGCTGCCTTAGCTGATATATTAGTAGAATCGGCGAATAGAGGGGTAAGAGTTGTGATAGAAACTCATAGTGACTTGATTTTAAAACGAATTCAATCCTTAGTTGCAGAAGATAAAATTAAACCTGATAAAATTAAGTTACATTGGTTTACTCGTGATCAAGAAGGTTGTACAAATATAACAACGGCTGATTTAGATCAAGCAGGGACGTTTGGAGATTGGCCAGAAGATTTTAGCGAAGTAGATTTAGAAGAAGAAAGTCGCTATTTAGATGCGGCTGAATTAAAACTCATTAATGAAACGAATTAG
- a CDS encoding bifunctional riboflavin kinase/FAD synthetase, which produces MWITSSLDTVLTPTAIALGNFDGLHRGHQQVIQPILKLKSPLDSRQRTEMLLTNPVTLSTWERGLLDNNLGESEPCYSTVVTFHPHPQEFFTGQPKKLLTPLDEKVEYLKMMGVEQLVLLPFDEQMATLTPREFVERILIQKLQPRCISVGFDFRFGKKRTGTVKDLEKIAGHHGIKVKTVPLYLCENGERISSSEIRTSLENGAIRRANQLLGRSYHLVGSVVQGQQLGRTIGFPTANLQLPPEKFLPSYGVYAVNVSEMGIKSLPETGNNANFELMNHPGVMNIGCRPTVAGQTVTVEVHLLNWSGDLYGKTLNVSLEEFLRPEQKFACLDDLKTQIKADCLQAKEILDPT; this is translated from the coding sequence GTGTGGATAACATCATCGCTTGATACGGTATTAACGCCCACTGCCATTGCTTTGGGAAACTTTGATGGCTTACATCGTGGCCATCAACAGGTGATTCAGCCGATTTTAAAGCTCAAGTCACCCCTTGATTCCCGACAACGGACAGAGATGCTTTTAACCAACCCCGTCACCCTATCGACGTGGGAAAGAGGGCTATTGGATAACAATTTAGGAGAATCTGAACCCTGTTATAGTACAGTGGTAACGTTTCATCCCCATCCGCAAGAATTTTTTACAGGTCAACCCAAAAAGTTACTCACCCCCTTAGATGAAAAAGTTGAATACTTAAAAATGATGGGGGTAGAACAATTAGTATTATTACCTTTTGATGAACAGATGGCAACTTTAACACCAAGGGAGTTTGTTGAAAGAATTTTAATTCAAAAATTACAGCCTCGTTGTATTAGTGTTGGATTTGATTTTCGGTTTGGAAAAAAGCGAACCGGGACGGTCAAAGATTTAGAAAAAATTGCCGGACATCACGGAATTAAAGTTAAAACCGTACCTTTATATTTATGTGAAAATGGCGAACGGATTAGCAGTTCAGAAATCCGCACATCCCTAGAAAACGGTGCAATTCGTCGCGCCAATCAATTATTAGGACGGTCTTATCATCTCGTCGGGTCAGTTGTTCAGGGTCAACAGTTAGGGCGAACAATTGGGTTTCCTACCGCTAATTTACAACTCCCCCCGGAAAAGTTTTTACCGAGCTATGGGGTTTATGCGGTAAATGTCTCTGAAATGGGGATAAAATCACTTCCAGAAACGGGAAATAATGCTAATTTTGAGTTAATGAATCATCCGGGTGTGATGAATATTGGCTGTCGTCCAACCGTCGCAGGTCAAACCGTCACCGTCGAGGTTCATCTGTTAAATTGGTCGGGAGATTTATATGGGAAAACTTTAAATGTTAGCCTAGAAGAATTCTTACGACCCGAACAGAAATTTGCTTGTTTAGATGATCTTAAAACTCAAATTAAGGCGGATTGTTTACAAGCCAAGGAGATACTAGACCCAACGTAG
- a CDS encoding AAA family ATPase → MKQRIEHLKHNLSRTIVGKEDAIRLTLVALLAGGHALLEDVPGVGKTLLAKSLARSIAGQFHRIQCTPDLLPTDITGTNIWNPRTGEFEFLPGPIFTNILLTDEINRATPRTQSALLEVMEERQVTVDGVSRLVPKPFFVIATQNPIEYQGTFPLPEAQMDRFLLSLTLGYPTEAEELQMLQGLSDGITVDDLEPCISQDEVLEIQNWCRQIKIETSLQQYILNLVRATRESDEITLGVSPRGAISLHRATQALAFLLGRDYGTPDDVKYLAPHVLSHRLIPAGGRRSKTIIEQLLRTIAIP, encoded by the coding sequence ATGAAACAAAGAATTGAACATCTAAAACACAATTTAAGCCGGACAATTGTAGGCAAAGAAGACGCCATTCGCTTAACATTGGTAGCTTTATTAGCAGGGGGTCATGCGTTATTAGAAGATGTACCGGGTGTGGGAAAAACCCTATTAGCAAAATCCCTAGCCCGTTCGATAGCAGGACAGTTTCATCGGATACAATGTACACCGGATTTATTACCCACAGATATCACCGGAACTAATATTTGGAATCCCCGAACTGGAGAGTTTGAATTTCTCCCAGGGCCGATTTTTACCAATATTTTATTAACCGATGAAATTAACCGAGCGACGCCTCGAACTCAGTCCGCATTATTAGAAGTAATGGAAGAAAGACAAGTTACCGTTGATGGGGTATCTCGGTTAGTTCCCAAACCATTTTTTGTCATAGCAACTCAAAACCCGATTGAATATCAAGGAACCTTTCCATTACCTGAAGCCCAAATGGATAGATTTTTATTATCCCTAACTTTAGGATATCCTACGGAAGCAGAAGAATTGCAAATGTTACAAGGGTTATCGGATGGAATAACGGTAGATGATTTAGAACCTTGTATTTCTCAGGATGAGGTATTAGAAATTCAAAATTGGTGTCGTCAAATTAAGATTGAAACCTCGTTACAACAGTATATTCTAAATTTAGTTAGAGCCACCAGAGAATCGGATGAAATCACATTAGGGGTGAGTCCTCGCGGTGCAATTTCTTTACATCGAGCCACTCAAGCTTTAGCCTTTTTATTAGGGAGAGATTATGGCACACCAGATGATGTGAAATATCTAGCCCCCCATGTTTTATCCCATCGTTTAATTCCAGCCGGAGGAAGACGGTCAAAAACAATTATTGAACAGTTATTAAGGACAATTGCCATACCCTAG
- a CDS encoding type II toxin-antitoxin system RelE/ParE family toxin, translated as MTYRIEISSVAEAEADSAFLRLSQVTSVAQASQWYSGLLKVIESLSTMPKRCKLARENEYFSQEIRQLLYGQSRNSYRILFTVLEETSTVRILHIRHSSQPVIGEAPDD; from the coding sequence ATGACATACCGCATTGAGATTTCAAGTGTAGCGGAAGCAGAGGCTGATAGCGCGTTTCTGCGTTTATCGCAGGTTACATCTGTTGCTCAAGCGAGTCAATGGTATAGCGGACTACTCAAGGTTATTGAATCCTTATCGACGATGCCAAAGCGGTGTAAACTTGCGAGAGAAAATGAGTATTTTAGCCAGGAAATTCGGCAGCTTCTCTATGGGCAAAGCCGTAATTCTTATCGAATCTTGTTTACTGTTTTGGAAGAGACATCTACAGTTCGTATTCTTCATATTCGGCATTCCTCGCAACCAGTGATTGGTGAAGCGCCAGACGATTAA
- a CDS encoding DUF433 domain-containing protein, translated as MTELLRQAIAQIEKLPPDQQDAIAARFLAELQDEQKWENCFAATTDDQWDQMAAMVRQEIAEDKIVSLVLECESPPLRKDATGAIRVGNSRVLLELVIRGFQDGASPETIVQRYSTLSLSDVYITIGYYLRHQQEIESYLNEREQLAESVHQRFSEIQPDLSLIRSRLLAQQTP; from the coding sequence ATGACTGAACTACTTCGACAAGCGATTGCTCAAATTGAAAAGCTTCCACCCGATCAGCAGGATGCGATCGCTGCTCGATTTTTGGCAGAATTGCAAGACGAGCAAAAATGGGAAAATTGTTTCGCTGCCACGACAGACGATCAATGGGATCAGATGGCGGCAATGGTACGTCAGGAGATAGCGGAAGATAAAATTGTGAGTCTTGTCTTGGAGTGCGAGTCCCCACCACTTAGAAAAGATGCAACAGGAGCAATTCGGGTTGGTAACTCAAGGGTTCTGCTGGAACTGGTGATCCGAGGATTTCAGGATGGTGCTTCTCCAGAAACCATTGTGCAAAGATACTCAACGCTTTCTCTGTCTGACGTTTACATCACAATTGGTTATTATCTTCGGCATCAGCAAGAAATAGAATCCTATCTGAACGAGCGCGAACAGCTAGCAGAATCCGTTCATCAACGATTTTCAGAAATTCAGCCTGATCTGAGCCTGATTCGATCCAGACTTTTAGCACAACAAACTCCCTAA
- a CDS encoding DUF5615 family PIN-like protein — translation MLRLLSDENFNGDIVRGLFLRQPDLDLLRVQDVGLRKVDDPEILGWATSNGRILLTHDRATMPDFAYERLSQGQQMSGLFVINDRMPVRQVIDELLLLIDCSEQDEWKGIVLYLPL, via the coding sequence ATGTTGAGGTTGCTGAGTGATGAAAATTTTAATGGCGATATCGTGCGAGGATTATTTCTTCGTCAACCAGATCTTGACCTATTGCGTGTTCAGGATGTTGGGTTGCGAAAAGTGGATGATCCAGAAATTCTAGGTTGGGCCACAAGCAATGGGCGCATTCTCTTAACTCATGATCGTGCAACAATGCCAGACTTTGCTTATGAGCGGTTATCTCAGGGACAGCAAATGTCGGGGCTATTTGTGATCAATGATCGGATGCCTGTTAGGCAGGTAATCGATGAATTGCTACTACTGATTGATTGTAGTGAACAAGATGAGTGGAAAGGCATCGTCCTGTACTTGCCCTTGTAA
- a CDS encoding serine/threonine-protein kinase, whose amino-acid sequence MSAQLFGNRWKNIRQIGEGGQSNVFLVEDLNREFSDTCVLKRLKNKKRLDRFKQEIKAGRKLDHPQIAPILDFSLDKEPYYFVTKKYPDSTLSKFASAPLEPVQALTIFIEICDVVAYAHSKGIVHRDLKPDNIILDENQKPVILDFGICYFEDEDNRLTGTEEQVGSRYFIAPESEGGRSLDVTWAVDSYSLGKILYFLLSSKLFPREAYTGSDSLSKLLNDPQLDYITERILDKSVVEDFNKRSSVSELQKEAETVKRLIHEHFYPGKAGSRCRFCGEGTYQPNNYAGLKVYTRVQNTPNMSSPNEFFMECESIICDVCSNIQWFSKPMESKFNPLYNE is encoded by the coding sequence ATGTCAGCACAACTTTTTGGAAATAGGTGGAAAAATATTCGGCAGATTGGTGAGGGTGGACAGTCAAACGTATTCTTGGTGGAGGACTTAAATCGTGAATTCAGTGATACTTGTGTCCTTAAAAGGCTGAAGAACAAAAAGCGGCTTGATAGATTTAAACAAGAGATTAAAGCTGGAAGGAAATTAGATCATCCTCAGATTGCGCCTATTCTTGATTTCAGTCTTGATAAAGAGCCCTACTACTTCGTTACCAAGAAATATCCAGATTCTACACTAAGTAAGTTCGCTTCAGCCCCCCTTGAACCTGTTCAGGCTTTAACAATCTTCATTGAAATCTGCGATGTAGTAGCGTATGCACACTCAAAAGGAATAGTCCATCGTGACTTGAAGCCTGATAACATCATCCTTGATGAAAATCAGAAACCCGTTATTCTAGATTTCGGAATCTGCTACTTTGAAGACGAGGATAACCGCTTGACAGGAACAGAAGAACAAGTAGGTTCCAGATACTTTATTGCTCCTGAATCAGAGGGTGGACGAAGTTTAGATGTAACTTGGGCTGTTGATTCGTATTCGCTTGGGAAAATTTTATACTTTTTATTGTCTTCAAAATTATTTCCTAGGGAAGCTTACACAGGTTCTGATAGCTTGTCAAAATTGCTTAACGATCCTCAGCTTGACTACATAACAGAAAGGATTTTAGATAAATCAGTGGTTGAGGACTTTAATAAGCGCAGCAGTGTGTCAGAGCTCCAAAAAGAAGCAGAAACAGTTAAGCGTTTAATTCATGAACATTTTTATCCTGGCAAAGCTGGGTCACGGTGTCGTTTCTGTGGTGAAGGAACTTATCAACCAAATAACTATGCAGGTTTGAAAGTTTATACTCGTGTTCAGAATACTCCTAATATGAGTTCGCCAAACGAATTTTTCATGGAATGCGAATCTATTATATGCGACGTTTGCAGCAATATACAGTGGTTTTCTAAACCTATGGAATCTAAATTTAACCCATTGTATAACGAGTAA
- a CDS encoding type II toxin-antitoxin system HicB family antitoxin: MKLTVTLDRDEDGVWIVECPSIPGCISQGQTREEALQNIRDAITACLQVRAERG; this comes from the coding sequence ATGAAGTTGACTGTGACACTTGACCGTGACGAAGATGGGGTTTGGATTGTAGAATGCCCTAGTATTCCTGGTTGTATCAGCCAAGGTCAAACTAGGGAAGAAGCTCTCCAAAATATTAGAGATGCAATTACCGCCTGCCTTCAAGTTCGCGCAGAACGTGGGTAA
- a CDS encoding cytochrome ubiquinol oxidase subunit I, translating into MEFLSDTVVLSRIQFALTAIFHMLWPVITTGMAIYLVIVEGLWLKTRNRDYYYHARFWSKLYVLNFGIGVASGLPMEFQFGTNWAPFSEAVGDFFGSILGFEGSMAFMLEAGFLGIMLFGWERVNPRIHYLATIMVAFGANLSTFWILTANSWLQTPSGTELINGKFIVNDYFQAILNPFMAKSFLHMFFATLETSLFVIGGISAWYILNQRHPAFFAKSFKIVLAAAIAVTPLQIYIGHLSAEQVYHYQPTKLAAIEAKWETTPAGETADWTLLAFPNEKAQKNDWELSIPNGLGYVLEFKKQLSEPVLGLKYWKPEDRPRMVGLIYYAFRIMSGIGFFLAGLMLVTVFQWWRGKLSASEISQQRWLLRAWLFAAPLGYIAVESGWIVRCVGRQPWTVYGQIRTVDAASHLPPGEVLGSLLVFTTIYTILLISALYFGSKIIRQGPNLELSIPGEEKQALETTPATHIPDSRPLETQQ; encoded by the coding sequence ATGGAATTTTTGTCCGATACTGTGGTTTTATCACGGATTCAATTTGCCTTGACGGCAATTTTTCATATGCTATGGCCTGTGATCACAACAGGAATGGCAATTTATTTAGTGATTGTCGAAGGATTGTGGCTAAAAACTCGCAATCGAGACTATTATTATCATGCTAGATTTTGGTCAAAACTCTATGTTCTTAACTTTGGAATTGGTGTAGCATCCGGTTTACCAATGGAATTTCAATTTGGCACAAACTGGGCACCCTTTTCAGAAGCCGTCGGAGATTTTTTTGGCAGTATTTTAGGCTTTGAAGGCTCGATGGCGTTCATGCTAGAAGCCGGATTTTTAGGAATTATGCTATTTGGCTGGGAGCGAGTTAATCCCCGGATTCATTACCTAGCAACTATCATGGTCGCATTTGGGGCGAATCTTTCTACCTTCTGGATTTTAACCGCCAATTCCTGGTTACAAACGCCATCGGGGACAGAATTAATTAATGGAAAATTTATCGTTAATGACTACTTTCAAGCCATTCTAAATCCATTTATGGCGAAAAGTTTTCTCCATATGTTTTTCGCCACCCTAGAAACCTCCCTATTTGTAATTGGTGGAATTAGTGCTTGGTATATTCTGAATCAACGTCATCCTGCTTTTTTTGCTAAGTCTTTCAAAATTGTCTTAGCGGCGGCGATTGCGGTAACTCCCCTACAAATTTATATTGGTCATTTAAGTGCTGAACAAGTCTATCATTATCAACCGACTAAATTAGCAGCAATAGAGGCAAAATGGGAAACGACTCCCGCCGGAGAAACTGCTGATTGGACGCTGTTAGCCTTCCCGAATGAAAAAGCCCAAAAAAATGATTGGGAATTGTCAATCCCCAACGGTTTAGGATATGTATTAGAGTTTAAAAAACAACTCTCTGAACCCGTTTTAGGTCTGAAATATTGGAAACCTGAAGACCGTCCTCGGATGGTGGGATTAATTTATTATGCCTTTCGGATTATGAGTGGAATTGGTTTCTTTTTAGCAGGTTTAATGCTAGTCACTGTATTTCAATGGTGGCGAGGAAAATTATCAGCTTCAGAAATTTCTCAACAACGTTGGTTATTACGCGCTTGGTTGTTTGCCGCTCCTTTGGGATATATTGCAGTTGAATCGGGTTGGATTGTGCGTTGTGTGGGACGACAACCCTGGACAGTTTATGGGCAAATTCGCACCGTTGATGCAGCGTCTCATTTACCGCCAGGAGAGGTTTTAGGCTCGTTATTAGTATTTACAACAATTTACACAATTTTATTGATTTCTGCCCTCTATTTTGGCAGTAAAATTATTCGCCAAGGGCCGAATTTAGAACTCTCAATTCCTGGGGAAGAAAAACAGGCATTAGAGACAACTCCAGCGACCCATATCCCTGATAGTCGCCCCTTAGAAACTCAACAATAG
- the cydB gene encoding cytochrome d ubiquinol oxidase subunit II: MESLTHFLDQVWFVILALFLLLYVMLDGFDLGVGILSLTSSDEQRRSILMTSLGNVWDANETWLVLMGGALFGAFPLAYATILNALYIPIFGMIFGLIFRAVAFEFREHAENKLLWNFAFGAGSFLAALSQGFALGGVLQGIAVDELGHFTGGMWDWLDWRSLLVAITLIQGYVLIGSTYLIMKTEGELQIIHYRTAKLAALTTLVGAILITITTPFVSENIRTKLFHEPEIYVFAVIPILGLLFVGLLLKSLKQREETTPFIWTILIFLITFIGLGLIVFPYIIPPSITIYQAAASPSALVFMITFIGFLIPIMLFYNIYNYVVFRGKVIES; encoded by the coding sequence ATGGAGAGTTTAACGCATTTTTTGGATCAGGTTTGGTTTGTAATTCTAGCTTTGTTCCTACTTTTATATGTAATGTTAGATGGGTTTGATTTAGGGGTAGGGATTTTATCTCTCACCAGTTCTGATGAACAACGTCGCAGTATTTTGATGACCAGTTTGGGCAATGTTTGGGATGCCAATGAAACTTGGTTAGTGTTAATGGGGGGTGCTTTATTTGGGGCGTTTCCTTTAGCTTATGCTACTATCCTAAATGCTCTTTATATTCCCATTTTTGGGATGATTTTTGGATTAATTTTTCGGGCGGTGGCTTTTGAGTTTCGAGAACACGCAGAAAACAAATTACTCTGGAATTTTGCTTTTGGAGCGGGGAGTTTTTTGGCGGCACTTTCTCAGGGATTTGCATTAGGAGGAGTTTTACAAGGGATTGCGGTAGATGAGCTTGGACATTTTACTGGGGGAATGTGGGATTGGTTAGATTGGCGATCGCTATTGGTGGCAATAACCTTAATTCAAGGTTATGTTTTAATTGGCTCTACCTATTTAATTATGAAGACTGAGGGAGAGTTGCAAATCATCCATTATCGCACAGCTAAACTGGCAGCTTTAACAACATTAGTCGGTGCAATTTTAATCACAATTACAACGCCTTTTGTTTCTGAAAATATCCGAACTAAGTTATTTCATGAGCCAGAAATTTATGTGTTTGCGGTGATTCCGATTTTGGGTCTTCTTTTTGTGGGGTTGCTATTAAAAAGTCTGAAGCAACGGGAGGAAACAACACCTTTTATTTGGACTATTTTAATCTTTTTGATCACGTTTATAGGCTTAGGATTAATCGTTTTTCCCTATATTATTCCTCCTTCGATCACCATTTATCAAGCTGCTGCTTCCCCTAGCGCCTTAGTGTTCATGATCACTTTTATTGGTTTTCTAATTCCCATTATGTTGTTTTATAATATCTATAACTATGTTGTGTTTAGAGGTAAGGTGATTGAATCGTAG